The following proteins come from a genomic window of Panthera leo isolate Ple1 chromosome E2, P.leo_Ple1_pat1.1, whole genome shotgun sequence:
- the CHMP2A gene encoding charged multivesicular body protein 2a isoform X1 produces MDLLFGRRKTPEELLRQNQRALNRAMRELDRERQKLETQEKKIIADIKKMAKQGQMDAVRIMAKDLVRTRRYVRKFVLMRANIQAVSLKIQTLKSNNSMAQAMKGVTKAMGTMNRQLKLPQIQKIMMEFERQAEIMDMKEEMMNDAIDDAMGDEEDEEESDAVVSQVLDELGLSLTDELSRAVLFPPLCRPPLYWRLTQCGCQWEESRSCSLSPSRCRRRPGGAAQESAEGLTTLYHPGGRQAVDARQFYCTSSVIKDWTLIPRPV; encoded by the exons ATGGACCTGTTGTTTGGGCGCCGGAAGACACCAGAGGAACTGCTGAGGCAGAACCAGCGGGCCCTGAACCGTGCCATGCGAGAGTTGGACCGTGAACGACAgaagctagagacccaggagaAGAAAATCATTGCAGACATCAAGAAGATGGCCAAGCAGGGCCAGATG GATGCCGTGCGAATCATGGCAAAAGACTTGGTGCGCACTCGGCGTTATGTGCGCAAATTTGTGTTGATGAGGGCCAACATCCAGGCTGTGTCCCTGAAGATCCAGACACTGAAGTCTAACAACTCAATGGCACAAGCTATGAAGGGGGTCACCAAAGCCATGGGCACCATGAACAGACAG CTGAAGTTGCCTCAAATCCAGAAGATCATGATGGAATTTGAGCGGCAGGCCGAGATCATGGACATGAAGGAGGAGATGATGAATGATGCAATCGATGATGCCATGGGGGATGAGGAAGATGAAGAGGAGAG tGACGCCGTTGTGTCCCAGGTCCTGGATGAGCTAGGATTGAGCCTGACAGATGAGCTGTCAA GAGCTGTCCTATTCCCCCCACTCTGTAGACCTCCCCTCTACTGGAGGCTCACTCAGTGTGGCTGCCAGTGGGAAGAAAGCAGAAGCTGCAGCCTCAGCCCTAGTAGATGCCGACGCAGACCTGGAGGAGCGGCTCAAGAATCTGCGGAGGGACTGACCACCTTATACCACCCTGGTGGGAGGCAGGCAGTAGACGCCCGGCAGTTTTACTGTACTTCTTCTGTAATAAAGGATTGGACACTAATTCCTAGGCCTGTGTGA
- the CHMP2A gene encoding charged multivesicular body protein 2a isoform X2, translating to MDLLFGRRKTPEELLRQNQRALNRAMRELDRERQKLETQEKKIIADIKKMAKQGQMDAVRIMAKDLVRTRRYVRKFVLMRANIQAVSLKIQTLKSNNSMAQAMKGVTKAMGTMNRQLKLPQIQKIMMEFERQAEIMDMKEEMMNDAIDDAMGDEEDEEESDAVVSQVLDELGLSLTDELSNLPSTGGSLSVAASGKKAEAAASALVDADADLEERLKNLRRD from the exons ATGGACCTGTTGTTTGGGCGCCGGAAGACACCAGAGGAACTGCTGAGGCAGAACCAGCGGGCCCTGAACCGTGCCATGCGAGAGTTGGACCGTGAACGACAgaagctagagacccaggagaAGAAAATCATTGCAGACATCAAGAAGATGGCCAAGCAGGGCCAGATG GATGCCGTGCGAATCATGGCAAAAGACTTGGTGCGCACTCGGCGTTATGTGCGCAAATTTGTGTTGATGAGGGCCAACATCCAGGCTGTGTCCCTGAAGATCCAGACACTGAAGTCTAACAACTCAATGGCACAAGCTATGAAGGGGGTCACCAAAGCCATGGGCACCATGAACAGACAG CTGAAGTTGCCTCAAATCCAGAAGATCATGATGGAATTTGAGCGGCAGGCCGAGATCATGGACATGAAGGAGGAGATGATGAATGATGCAATCGATGATGCCATGGGGGATGAGGAAGATGAAGAGGAGAG tGACGCCGTTGTGTCCCAGGTCCTGGATGAGCTAGGATTGAGCCTGACAGATGAGCTGTCAA ACCTCCCCTCTACTGGAGGCTCACTCAGTGTGGCTGCCAGTGGGAAGAAAGCAGAAGCTGCAGCCTCAGCCCTAGTAGATGCCGACGCAGACCTGGAGGAGCGGCTCAAGAATCTGCGGAGGGACTGA